Genomic window (Helianthus annuus cultivar XRQ/B chromosome 3, HanXRQr2.0-SUNRISE, whole genome shotgun sequence):
AGTGAGTctgattatttatttatatttttaattgtATCAACTTTACGTTTTGTTTGTATTTTTTGTTAATTACACATTTTGGTTTCTTCAAAAAATTTTATAGGTTTCTTTCAAAACTTGCTGCTTCACTCGAGTCAAGTAGCCATGCTGGGTCATATATGATGTGTTCTGTGGAAGATGAATTTTTAAACAATGATGTTTTTTCACCAATTGCTTATCTTGGCTCAATCATAGAGGTTTTCCTTAACATTTGATGTTTTATATTTcaactattttcaaaattttgatgAACTTTTATTTCTTTAATTCTTTAAACAGCCAAAGAAAGTGGTTATTGTTGGAACTATCGTAGCAATCGTTTCTGATAAGATGTGGTATTATGATGGGTGTAACCATTGCAAGTCCAAACTTGAGCAAAAGTTTGAAACTTATGATAAGGAAGATGGAATAAGTGATGTTAGAGATGAGAAGGTGTATCAATGTTCCAACAAGGATTGTCAAGGAAAAGAATTTTTCCCGCTGTCCAGGTAAAGTGTTTGTTATTCATAATTCTATTATTGTTGATTCAACAATGTACGTCGTTTATATTATCTATTCGTCtatgttttttaattatttaaatacGCTTTTAAGGTTTAAAATACCAATTCGGGTTCAAGATTCAACCGGTACGGTGACACTTACATTGTTTGACCATGAGGCATTGAAGTTTGTTGGGAAAACTGCAAAGGAACTTATAGAAATTCAGGACGAGGTTCTATTTAGTACTACTTTATATTTAATTCAATTAGATTTTTATATACATTCTAACCACACATGAGATTTTTTTAATATAGTTACTCACGACAAATGAGCTTCCAAGAGAATACCCTGTTGAATTTGAAACGTTGGTTAACCTAAAGTGTGCTTTCGTGATCAAAGTAACAGACTTTAATATTGTCAATGGTGTGGAGAATTATGGAATATCAGTTGTTACCACTGATGTTGACATCTTGGATGAGCTcaataaaaaatggaaaattgaccagGTAAGcgattgttttattaatatatttgCACTTACAAAACCGTTTAAAAGATGTTTAAACAATTTGTCTGTTGCTTTCGATTTTTTTACAGCTTGATGTCTCTGATTCGTTTGGTATGAGTCAGTCTGAGTTCCAATATGCTGGTGGTGAATGCTCTAAGGTTTAACTTTAAAAATATACTGATATATACTTTTAATAGTTGtgttattataatttttttatttttttaggatggTGATTCTTACACTGGGGATAACTCCACACCTGTTTCAAAGGATTACGTGGGTGACTTGAAGCAATCATCTTCTGATTTGAAGCGTAACCTTGGTGATGTTTATGTGATTGAAGAGGGATTGGGGTGGGCAGCAAGTAAGCCTCGCATGTGTGTTGAGAATAATGATCTTGACGAAGATTTAGGCTAGAATTGATAAACGAGATTTTGCAAATGGTGGTTACAATAAAAACAATTTATTTGTTATTGGACTATTGGAATTTTGTTTTGTGGTTTTTAATTTTTGATGTTTGAATGCATTTTTATGGTTTCCCTATATATTATGACATTTTGACTTATTCTTTACTATTTTTTGTTGGAAATCATGTTTGATTATGTTCATTAT
Coding sequences:
- the LOC110928310 gene encoding uncharacterized protein LOC110928310, which produces MYDTDDYKFDRHIAALIEMEDAKKLIICSSIIIPFKKNNLSLVNVHWIATMENQGDITLLNDIDALSTNYTIKVKIVSLWRKKMRDNERETYRIDIILMDEMRIKEGTTVDFIGYVVVCYKIEDTNKKDGSKGKRLNLKLQDLEDVQIDLTLWDDYAKDMYSYMVSKNREAHVVVAVHFGAVKTYKGKWGISNNFDGSRLFINDNFDEMLSFKEKFLSKLAASLESSSHAGSYMMCSVEDEFLNNDVFSPIAYLGSIIEPKKVVIVGTIVAIVSDKMWYYDGCNHCKSKLEQKFETYDKEDGISDVRDEKVYQCSNKDCQGKEFFPLSRFKIPIRVQDSTGTVTLTLFDHEALKFVGKTAKELIEIQDELLTTNELPREYPVEFETLVNLKCAFVIKVTDFNIVNGVENYGISVVTTDVDILDELNKKWKIDQLDVSDSFGMSQSEFQYAGGECSKDGDSYTGDNSTPVSKDYVGDLKQSSSDLKRNLGDVYVIEEGLGWAASKPRMCVENNDLDEDLG